A stretch of Macadamia integrifolia cultivar HAES 741 chromosome 7, SCU_Mint_v3, whole genome shotgun sequence DNA encodes these proteins:
- the LOC122083821 gene encoding protein JINGUBANG → MRDSRRGTMVAKVNSLTRPKFGNLLHSDPNISTTMPSEDDYSFRNSSASAASPGYYDGNHMSPDMSPYNMSPWNNANSSPYTRSPWTRTSPLNPCFDDNFPSNGLIASFVREEGHIYSLAAIGDLLYTGSDSKNIRVWKNQKEFSGFKSNSGLVKAIIISGEKIFTGHQDGKIRVWRVSSKNPSVHKRAGTLPTLKDFIKSSMNPNNYVEVRRHRNGLWIKHFDAISCLSLSEDQGLLYSGSWDKTLKVWRISDSKCLESINAHDDAVNTVVAGFDGLVFTGSADGTVKVWRRELHGKGTKHFFLQTLLKQDSAVTALAVNASSSVIYCGSSDGLVNFWEREKHLSHGGVLRGHKLAVLCLAVAGNLVFSGSADKTICVWRREGGNHSCLSVLTGHTGPVKCLAVEEDLESTASDQRWILYSGSLDKSVKVWRVSEQAPDVQQMAAMQRQYLADQNPMSANQSFSFPGTGRKRH, encoded by the coding sequence ATGAGGGATTCGAGAAGAGGTACCATGGTTGCCAAAGTGAATAGTCTAACCCGACCTAAGTTCGGGAATCTCCTGCATTCTGATCCGAACATTTCCACTACGATGCCTAGCGAAGACGATTACTCATTCCGCAATAGCAGCGCTTCCGCGGCGAGTCCAGGCTACTACGATGGCAACCACATGAGTCCAGACATGTCCCCCTATAACATGTCCCCTTGGAATAATGCGAATTCCTCTCCTTATACCAGATCTCCATGGACAAGAACCTCTCCCTTAAATCCATGCTTCGATGACAACTTCCCATCAAACGGACTCATCGCATCCTTTGTCCGCGAAGAAGGCCATATATACTCCTTGGCAGCCATTGGGGATTTGCTCTACACTGGATCCGATAGCAAGAACATCCGCGTCTGGAAGAACCAGAAGGAATTCTCCGGTTTCAAATCTAACAGTGGATTAGTTAAAGCTATTATAATCTCTGGTGAGAAAATCTTCACCGGTCATCAGGATGGGAAAATTCGTGTTTGGAGGGTTTCCTCCAAGAATCCTAGCGTTCATAAGCGAGCCGGAACTCTCCCTACCTTAAAGGATTTCATCAAGAGTTCCATGAATCCCAACAATTACGTCGAGGTAAGGCGTCACCGGAACGGTCTCTGGATCAAGCATTTTGATGCGATTTCTTGCCTGAGTTTGAGCGAAGACCAAGGGTTGCTATACTCTGGTTCCTGGGATAAAACGCTCAAGGTCTGGAGAATCTCCGATTCGAAATGCTTGGAATCGATAAACGCTCACGACGATGCCGTCAACACCGTCGTGGCCGGCTTCGACGGTTTAGTTTTCACCGGCTCCGCCGACGGGACCGTTAAAGTGTGGCGGAGAGAATTACATGGCAAAGGAACCAAACACTTCTTCTTGCAGACGTTACTGAAACAAGACAGTGCCGTAACGGCGTTAGCCGTGAACGCTTCATCGTCCGTTATCTACTGTGGATCTTCTGACGGACTTGTTAACTTTTGGGAACGTGAAAAGCATCTATCACACGGTGGGGTCCTCAGGGGCCATAAACTGGCGGTCCTCTGTCTCGCCGTGGCAGGGAACCTTGTCTTCAGTGGTTCTGCGGACAAGACGATATGCGTGTGGAGGAGGGAAGGTGGAAATCACTCGTGCCTTTCGGTCTTGACGGGTCACACCGGACCCGTTAAATGCTTGGCTGTCGAAGAAGATCTCGAATCGACGGCTAGTGATCAACGATGGATCTTGTACAGCGGCAGCCTGGATAAATCAGTGAAGGTGTGGAGGGTTTCAGAGCAAGCTCCTGATGTGCAACAGATGGCGGCCATGCAGCGGCAATACTTGGCGGATCAGAATCCGATGTCCGCCAATCAGAGCTTCTCTTTCCCTGGAACTGGCAGGAAACGGCACTGA